The window TGACGTTCACCCTTACCTTTGGGGCATATTCTGCTGCCAGAGCACGTGCAAAACCTTCGATAGCTCCTTTGGCTGCAGATACACTGGTGTGGAAGGGCATTCCAGTCCCCACGGCCACAGTACTGAAAAACACCATGCTGGAGCCTTCGTTCATCCGGTTCATAATCGTTTTCACGGTTCGGACCAGTCCAAAAAAATTGATTTCCATATCCTTTTGGATGGTGTCCATTCCCATCGTTTTAAAGGGTTTTAGATTGATGCTTCCCGGACAATATACAAAGCCGTCCAGTTGTTCTGGAATTTGCTTTTCCGAAAGGTCATCCGTCAAGGCATCAAAAGGAATATGGGTGACGTCGAGATTGCTGAGTTCATCATTGCTTCGGCTGGCAACATACACCTTATGGTCTTTGGATAGTGTTTTTGCCATTTCCAATCCAATTCCGTGCGATCCGCCAATCAATAGTATATTCTTTTCCATATTATATTTTTCTGATGCTTAAATAATTTTCTTTTCCTTCAACCGTACCAAATAGGTCGGCAAGTTTCTTCTCCCTAAACTCAAATATTTTTTGGAGCTGACCTTTTACCAGTAGGGGATGGGTCAACTGCCCCAAAATACCAAAAGGTAATTTGTAATCGATAATATCTTCCATTTCCACACCTTCGGGAACTTCTTTCAAAAAGTGTTTGTGGTGCCAGAGGGCATAGGGCCCAAAACGCTGCTCATCCACAAAATATTCCCCTTCTTTTACATGGGTGATTTCCGTTACCCATTTGGTAGAAACCATGGGAAAGGGTTTCACTATATATTGGATGACTTGCCCTTGGAACATGGGCCTATCGGCTCCCGCCAAAATATGAAACCCCATGTGAGGAGGTGTAATGACAGCTAAATTTTTAGGGTCTGATAGGAATTCCCATGCTTCTTGTTGACTAATGGGAAAAACTTGCTTAGATCGTAGTTGATACAGTTGCATTCGTTAGAATTTACACAAAGATAGGAGTAAAATGTTTAATTAAAACTATAAATAGTTAAACAAAAATTAAAACCTACCTATTTATTACCTACTTTTGTTTTAAGGTTTAATTAACAAATGGAGCAAGGCTTTGTATTAATTTTGCTTTGCTGAACAAATAATACAGACAATAACTATGAAAAAATTTACACTCTTACTATGTATGATGTCTATCGGCTTTTTTATGAAAGCGCAGATACAGACCCCGGCTCCGAGCCCATTTTCCACATTGGAACAAAAAGTGGGATTGACCGACGTAACCGTTAAGTATTCCCGCCCTGCGATGAAGGGAAGGAAAGTATTTGGTGATTTGGTTCCTTTTGATGCCATTTGGAGAACTGGTGCCAACCAGAACACGACCGTTTCCTTTAGCGATGATGTCACCGTAGAAGGAAAAGAATTGAAAGCAGGGACTTACGCTATTTTTACCAGACCCAACGAAGCTGTTTGGGAAGTTTTCTTTTACACTGCTACCGATAACTGGGGTACTCCCCAAGAGTGGGATGCTTCCAAAGTCGCTGCTACCGTAAAGGTGGAGACTATGGATATCCCAATGCCCATCGAGTCCTTTACCATCACTATTGATGATTTGCACAACAACGGTGCTACTTTGGGCATTATGTGGGAGAACACCTATGTTGGGGTGGATTTCACTGTTCCTACCGTAAGCAAGGCCACAAAGAACATTGAGGAAACCATGGCCAACAAAGAGGATTTGACCGCAAACGATTATTTCGCAGCCGGTTCCTACTATTTTGCTGAGGGTATGAACATGCAGCAAGCCAAAGAGTGGGTGGACAAGGCCGTTGAAATGGGCGATGGAAGTGCGTATTGGATGATGAGAACACAATCGCTTATCTATGCAAAGATGGGGGATAAGGAAGCTGCCATCGAGGCTGCCAAACGTTCATTGGCCGCTGCCCAAGCCGCAGGAAACCAAGATTATGTAAAAATGAACAAGGATTCATTGCAAGAGTGGGCTAAAATGTAATCAAGCTCATTCAAGTTGATATAAAGACCCACTTTTTTAAGTGGGTTTTTTTATTCCTCAATAGCCGATGAATTGCCCAGGAAATTATCGAACACCTGTGTAATGGTGGCCAAAATGATTACGAGCAAGCAGCCAAATGCATTCAACCACAAATAGGACATCCAATCCAGATACCACCCAATGATTACAATAATTTGGGTGACAATGGCAGCTACAAACACTGCGTTGCCTTTCACAAACTTAAAGAAGAAGGCCAATAGGAATATTCCCAAAACATTCCCGTAAAAAATAGAACCGATAATATTTACCAGTTGTATCAGGTTGTCAAAAAGATTGGCTACGTTTGCGATGATAATAGCAATGATACCCCAAAGCAATGTAAAGGCTTTCGTCGCTTTGAGATAATGTTCTTGAGAGTGATTTTTTCCGATGCTTCTTTTGTAAAGATCTAAAGCTGTAATGGTCCCCAAAGCGTTCAACTCCGATGCGGTAGAGGACATGGCTGCGGACAGGATGACGGCCAAGAGTAGGCCGATTAGTCCCATGGGCAAATTGTTCAGGATAAAGTGAATGAACACATAATCCTTGTCATTCGTCTCTACCTTGCCATCTGCTTTGGCAATCAAATCTTTGGCGGTTTCCCGGCTTGCATTCTCTTTTTCGTTGATTTTTATGATGTCTTGCTTGGCCTGTTCAATAGCGTTGTACTCTTTCAGTTCCAAGGCTGACGAAAAGGAATGTTGCGCCATTCTTTTTTCCTTTTCCAGTACTTTATGATCCTCCTCAAGTGCCTTATAATTGTTGGCATATTCCGATTGCATGACAGCTTCGGTGGCAGCCGGATTAAAATTTAGGGGGGAGGAATTGTATTGATAGAACACAAAGACCATGGCACCCACCAAAAGGATAAAAAACTGCATCGGGATTTTAAAAATACCGTTGAAAATCAGGGCCAACTGGCTTTCCCGAACCGACCTACCGGATAGATAGCGTTGCACCTGACTTTGGTCGGTGCCAAAGTAGGCCAAGGCCAAGAAAAAGCCACCGGTAATGCCGCTCCAAAAGGTGTAACGGTTATTGGTATCAAAAGAAAAATCAAGAATATTGAGTTTGTTGTTGGCACCAGCGATCTTTAACGCTTTTCCGAAGGAAATATCCGTTGGTAATGCTCCCATGATAAAGAAAAATGCAAAGAACATCCCCAACATAATAATGAACATCTGTTGTTTTTGGGTAACGCTCACCGCTTTGGTACCCCCAGAAACGGTATAAATGATTACCAATATCCCGATGATCACGTTAAGCGTACGCAAGTCCCATCCCAATACCGCAGAAAGAATAATGGAAGGGGCAAATATGGTGATTCCCGCTGCAAGTCCACGTTGTACCAAAAACAATAGGGCCGTGAGTGTCCGTGTTTTTAGGTCAAAGCGACCTTCCAACATTTCGTACGCGGTAAATACTTTAAGTTTTTTGTAGATGGGGATGAATACCAAGCAGATAACAATCATGGCCAAGGGGAGTCCAAAATAGAACTGCACAAAGCCCATACCATCGTGGAATGCTTGACCTGGCGTGGACAAAAAGGTGATAGCACTCGCCTGGGTTGCCATAACGGACAATCCAATGGTCCACCATTTCACATCGTCGCCACCACGAACATAGTCGTCCACATTTTTGTTGCCGCGCGTTTTCCAAACACCGTAGGCAACGATGAAGAGTAGGGTACTACCAAGAATAATCCAGTCGAGTAATGCCATTCAGGGAGTTAATTGTTTAAAATCATAATGAGGTAAAAGGCCAATATGTAAATGGCATTTAAAAGGATCACAATGCTGTATTCCTTTTTCCATTCAAATTTGGTGTGCATATTATCCTTTGACATTGCTTTGTTTTTTTACCTCACTCTTTCCTATGGAAAGCATATTCGCAAAGAGTTTATATGCTCCAGAAACCCCAACAGGCAGTTCCCTGAAAAAGCTTAGTCCCGTGTAAATATAGTGACCTTCTCCATAAGGTGCTACAATAAGGCTTCCTTGTTTTTCCGATTCGCCTTCATCTTTCATGGAAAGTATAGGGGTGAATTCGGAACTCCACTGACTTGGAAAATAAAGTCCGCGTTCCTGTACCCAGCCATCAAAATCCTTTTCTGCAATGGTATTTGGGAAATTGACCAAGGGGTGTTCTGGCGCTAAAATATCCACTTTGGCATTTTCGTCGGTTACCCTATCCCTAGAAAGCGTAACATCGTAAGGTGCGATGTTTTCAAATTGACTGGCCCATCGTCCAGCGGTGTTGTACTGAACGATCATGGTGCCTCCATTTTGTACATAGTCGAACAAAACGGGCTGTTTGAACTTTAGGGCTTCCACCACATTGTAGGCGCGTATGCCCACTACTACGGCATCATATTTATCCAAGTCCCCGTTCTGGATGTCGTTCGGGTCGACCAAATGGACTTGGTAACCAATCTGTTCCAAGCTCTCGGGTACCTTGTCCCCAGCGCCCATGATGTAGGCGATATGTTCTCCGGATTTTTTTATATCCATGCGGACCACTTTGGCCTCAGAAGGAAGCAGAACGGACTGTTTTGGAATATGATCGTAATTGATCTCTATTAACTCCCTATCATAAACCTTGTTGGCGACCGTAACTTTTGGGGCAATTTTACCCTCACTTTCGGTATTTGGTGGAGTAACCTGAAAAGCAACGGAAATTTCCTCTCCTTTTTGAGCAATGGAAAAAGGGATGCTACTTGGTGTAACCACCCAGCCCGAAGGATGACTCAAGCTAACGCTACCTGAAACATCATTTTTTCCAGCTCTAATCTTTACCTGTACTTCTTTGGAATCGGCCTCTGCGAAAATCAATACTTTTTCATCAATTTTTGAAGTCACCTCCGGTAAAATGGCAAAAGGCTCGTACAATTCCCCTTTGTCTGGACGAGAGTAGCGGTGTACTACTTCTTTTTCAAATGGAATTTCAACCCCCGCGACCAGCACTTTAAAAACAGCTTTAAATGCACTTGGGGTTTCGGGCTGGCCGATCAAATTTTGGTCGTTCACCGTGTAAGTGCCCAGAGTGCCAGGCTCCTTGAGCCAGTAGGGACTGGTGTATGAGGTGTTTTCGGGTACGGTAAAATTGATTTCAAAATTCTCCCGTTGATTGTCGTTCAACGTCTTGTTGGGAGACAATTGGGCATCAACCCCAATCATTTGGATTTCTTTGAGCACAACGCTTGGGGATGACCGGTTAATGGTTTCGATGTTGACCGTGACTTTGCTGCCAGGTGTGGCAGAAGCGCTTGCCGAACTGGCTTCCAGATATAATCCTGAAGCGGCCAATATGATATTTTTGAGCTCTTGAGACTTTAAGGTTCTCCAATGCTCATCTTTTACTTGTTGCAATAGCTGATAGGCCTCTACCAATTGTGGAATATGCTTTGATGGATTTTGAAAATCAAAATTGGCCTCTACCTCATACAAAATGTTGCCTACGGCTTCACCGCCTTCAACACGGGACCACGTAGTGTTGATACCCTCGAACACATTGTTGTTCTTGGGCATATCTCCCTTAAGAAGTTCAATATACTCATTGTCCGAACCTCTATCGGTCAGCCGGCCAAATCCTTGGCACAGGTGCTGGCTACGGGACATTGCGGCGATTTCGTTATTGGAGAGCCCTAGTTCGGCGTAGTAGGTGCCCACATCCAGTTTGACCATACCTGATTTGTCCACTTTTTCAAAGGCTTCTTGACTGCCGTATTGCCACCACGAGGTGTTGTAGAAAATACGTCTTGGCTGCCAAGGGGAGGTCAAATCCAACTGCTCGGTATATGCGTTAGGGTCATTGGCCAAATCAAATGCTTCCATACTCAATATCGCGGAGGAGGTATGATGACCGTGAGTGGAGCCAGGGGTTCTATGGTCAAAACGGTTGATGATCACATCGGGCTTGATATTCCGAATGGCCCAAACCACATCGGCCAAAACCATATCCTTGTCCCAAATTTTAAGGGTTTCGTTCGGATGTTTGGAAAAACCAAAATCATTGGCGCGGGAAAAACGCTGCTCCCCACCATCAATATGTCTCGCCGCCAGAAGCTCTTGTGTACGCAAAACGCCCAAAAGTTCACTGAGTTCGGGTCCAATAAGGTTTTGCCCACCATCCCCTCGGGTCAGGGATATATACACCGTCCGGGCTTTATCATGGTTGGCCAAATAAGAGATTAGGCTTGTGTTTTCGTCATCTGGGTGGGCCGCAACGTAGAGCGCGGTCCCCAAAAAATTCAGTTTTTGGATTTCGTGGAAAAGTTCTGCCGAAGTTAGCTTATCCGGTTTTTGGGCAAAAATGTTCGTAAAACACATCACGCCCATGGAAAGGATAATCCAAAAATGCTTCATAGTTGGTTGTTTAGTGGTTGCTTCAAATATAGACAGTAAACCATTAGTTAGGGGTCAATTTAGAGGAGTTTTAACATAGCTGTGACACGGTGTTACAAACCTAAACTGTCCCGCAAGACCAAATCGTTGTTCCCATTTTGCTGCCAATAGGCCGTTTTGAGGGTCTTTATTTTCGATGCCGTACTGGTCAATGTTTTTGCGTTGGCCCCGAAACCACTCTTAAATTCTTCCGTCCAACCTTCAATGGAAAACGGGAATTCGGACGTAAAGTGTATCATCAAATTTCGTTCCAATTCGGGATAGGAAATAGAATAGGTGGTGATGCCATCTTTTGAGGCTATTTCAGCCGTGGCTTGGTACGCTTTGATTTCCTGATGTCTTAACCGAAGAAACTCCAAGGAGGGAATCATAGTGATATCCCCAACGGGCAAGTTTTCAGGGGCAATCCGGATTTTGGTCCAAATTTCATTCTCGAGAGCTGCTTTGTCCATGGTAAAATTTTGGTCTGCCTCCCCTTCAAAATAAGAATGGGACATAAATTCAAACATTTCCCGATTGTTCAGTTGGGAATACACATGACCGCACCATTCCTGCACGGACAAACTTGTTTTTAGGGCATGTTGATTGTCGTACACCGGATAAAAGGTACTGCTCATGATGGAGTAGGGGTAGATTCCAGTTATAAAGTTTTTGGTCGCGTTCAATTTGAGGACCGATACATTATCTGGATTACTGTTATTTGCCTTTACTTGTTCTTTGGCCAAAAAAGGTTCGGTAACATAGATCATGACTGCATTGCCATCGCGTAGCTCACCATATCTGGCCTGTTTCAATTGGTACGAAGTGATTTCTGCCTCGCCTGTATACCAATACTCTTTAAAGTTGTCGGAAATAGGGCGTTTGGGAGCTTCTGGCTCCATCTCTTTTTTTGAAGGCAATTCGGCCGATGTTTCCGTGTTGTTTTCTTGTTTACATCCAAAAACAAATACCAATAGTAAGGATAGAAACGTAGTGGTGAAGGTCGGGAGGACAGATTTCATAAACGCATTTTTTTCGAAGTTACTAGTAAAGTCAGTTTCTTTCAAGATACTTAACTTTTTCTAATTTATGGCAGCTTCCCTTTAAATGCGCGGTGATGGTACAATTAGCTAGAAAGTAGCAGGTTCCTTGAACTTGCCCTTTCTAATCAATAATGGGCTACAGTTGCATGAGGGTTGCATAGACCAAATCGGTGGGCAAGCCTACCACATTGGTGTACGAGCCTTGGATTTCCGTAATGCCAATCATCCCTATCCATTCTTGGATGCCGTAGGCGCCCGCTTTATCAAAAGGTTGGCAGGTCTCAATGTAATAGTTGATTTCATCATCGGAGAACTCCTTCAACTTCACCTTGGTGATGCCGCTCACCGTTTGCTGTTCCTTTTTTGTAGTAAAACAAACCGAGGTAATCACCTCATGCCAGTCTCCAGATAAGGTTCGCAACATTTCAAAAGCCTCTGCATGGTCGGCGGCTTTGGCCAGGGATGTGTTATTGTGCCACACCACGGTATCCGAGGTGATGACGATTTCATCGGGTTCCAATTCCTCCAAAAAAGGGGAGGCCTTGAGTTGGGCCAAATATTCCGAAATCTCCTGACCTTGCAATTCGGTGGGATAGACTTCTTCCACCGATTTGGGCCTGACCTCAAAATCAAGTCCCAATTCTTCCAGAAACATTTTCCGTCTTGGAGAACCGGAACCGAGTATGATCTTTTTGTCCTTGAGTTTTTCTTTGAGTGGATTATTAGTCATTCTTCGCACTGAAATTATCGTTCCAGTCCCCACGTACTTTCAGTACCTGTTCAATGATGTCGCGAACACAGCCTTCGCCACCATTCTTGTGGGAAACATAGTCGGAAATGGCTTTGACTTCCGGAACGGCATTTTGTGGTGAAGTGGCCAAGGCCACCATTTTCATTGGAGGAATATCCGGAAGGTCATCACCCATGTACACTACCAAAGCGGGGTCGATTCCGTGAATGTCCAGATATTCTTCCAGCGCTTCCTGTTTAAAATGTGCACCCATATAAAAATCGGTCACGCCCAATCCTTTCAAGCGCTCTTTTACTCCTTGGTTGGTTCCGCCTGTGATGATGCAGACGTTATAGCCTTTGGATATAGCGGTCTTTAAGGCAAAACCGTCCTTTACGCTCATTTTTCTGAGCAATTCACCTTCGGTGGTAATCAAAACGGTTCCATCGGTAAACACCCCGTCCACATCAAAAACAAAAGTGGTAATGCTGCTCAACAGCTCTTTATAATTCTTCTTCATGCCTCTTTTTTATGGCTTGACTCAATAATTTATACAGTGTTATATGTTCCTCATCCTTCAACAGTTCCAAATGCGCTTCCATACTTTCTGAATCATTTCTGCGTGCAGGACCGGTTTGTGCCTTCTTTGGGGTTAGATGCTGAACTTTTTCTGCCGTTTCCAAAATCAAGGGCTTTAACAGGTCAAAAGTCAGCCCCTCATCCAAACAAATCGATTCACCAATACCGTACAGGTAATTGGTAAAATTGTTTACAAAAACGGCTGCAAGATGCAATTTTTTTCGCTGTTCCGAGTCGATATGGTGCACGTTTTCCGAAATGGAATTGGCCAAGTTCCTTAATAGTTCCAAGGATTGCTTGGATTCGGCTTCTAAGCAGATAGGAATGGATTGGAACGAGACGGGTATACCTTTGGTAAAGGTCTGTAAAGGATAGAAAACACCTTTGTTGTCCGTTTGAATGACTTCAAGTCCGATAGCTCCCGACGTGTGGGCTACCACTCCCTTTTTAGTCAATAAGTGACTGGCGACCTCGGCAATCGCATCATCTTTTACGGCTATCAAATAGACGTCGGCATCAGCGATGGTTCCAAAATCATTGGAAACGCTGCACTGTTCCGAAAATTGGGACAAGGCCTCCTTGTTTCTTCCCGCCACTTGGGCCACATGGATATCTTCAGCCTTCAAAAAAGCATAAAACAAATGTTTTGCTAGGTTTCCCGTTCCTAAAATCACGATAGAAAGCATGCGCAAAACTACAAATTAAAGACTGATGAAGAATCCAAAGAATTAACAATTCTATTAGATTTTTATGCCCATCGTAAACAAAAAAGTTATCAAAAGGCCGTATTTTTGCAAGCCAAAAGTAGATTGAATTTCCATGATCGATATTCTTAAGAAAACGCTTTTTTCCACTAGACTTATGGCTGTTCTTTTTCTGGTTTTTGCCGCGGCAATGGCCATAGGAACATTTGTGGAAAGCTGGTACAGCACAGAAACCGCAAGAATTTACATTTACAATGCCACTTGGTTCGAGGTTATCATGGTCTTTTTTGTGATCAACTTTTTGGGAAATATTTACAGATATCGATTGTTGGATTGGAAAAAATGGCCCGTCTTAGTACTCCACCTTTCTTGGATATTGATCATCGTTGGTGCGTTTGTCACCCGATATATCAGTTATGAAGGGATGATGCCCATTAGGGAAGGGGCCACCGAGAATGTTTTTTATTCCGACAAAACGTATCTGACCGCTTACGTGGATGGGGATATCAACGGAGAAACAAAGAGAAGAGTCTTGGAGGACGATATTTTGGTTACTCCCGAAGGCAAACGTTCCAGCTTGCCTTGGAAGTCCGACTTCAACGGTCAACCTTTCACCATAAGCTATGTAGATTTTATCAGAGGAGCCAAAAAAGGGTTGATTCCCGATGAAAATGGGACCGAGTTATTACAAATCGTAGAAGCGGGCAATGGTCAGCGGCATGAACATTATTTGGAGAATGGTAAAATTGCCAGTGTACATAATATTCTTTTTGCGCTGAACAATGAAACGGAAGGCGCCATCAATATTTTTTATGATGAGGAAAATGGGTACCGTATCAAAACTCCATTTGAAGGAAACTTTATGCGGATGGCTGACCAGTTTCAGGGCGATGTGGTTACCGATAGCATTCAACCGCTACAGTTACGTTCGCTATACAACATGGGTGGAATGCAGTTTGTGGTTCCTGAACCCATCGTGAAGGGGAAATATGGTATTGTAAAAGTACCGGATGAAGAGATCACAAAGGTCACCCAAGATGCACTCGTGGTTTCCATTTCAGCCAATGGGGAGACCAAGGAGGTTAAACTCTTGGGAAGCAAGGGAACTTCCAATTTTTCGGATAAGTTCAATGTAGGTGGTTTGGACTTTACGCTGAGCTACGGTTCCAAAGTCTATCAATTGCCATTTTCTGTTGAGTTGAACGACTTTATTGCAGAAAAATATCCCGGTACGGAAGCAGGTTACGCTTCCTTTATGAGCAAGGTCACTGTTCACGACGAACGACCTTTTGATTATGACATTTATATGAACCACGTACTCGACCACGAAGGCTATCGGTTTTTTCAGTCGAGTTTTGATCCCGATGAGCGGGGTACGGTACTCTCTGTAAACCATGACTGGTGGGGAACTTGGATAACCTATATAGGCTATTTCTTGCTCTATATCGGCTTGATGGGCATTATGTTCTTTGGAAAGACCCGCTTTAAGGATTTACAGGAGCGATTGGAAAAGCTAAAAGCCAAAAAGGCGGCATTGACTACCTTGACCTTGTTGCTTGCCTTTGGTTTTGCACAGGCACAAGAAGACGATGGTCATGAGCATAGCTCCATGCCCACTCAGGCCCAGATTGATTCGGTGATTCAAGCGACCACGGTGGCCAAGGAGCATGCCGAAAAGTTTGGAGCTTTGGTGGTTCAGGATGAGGGCGGACGGATGAAGCCCATCAATACCTACGCATCGGAACTATTGCGAAAATTGAGCGGTGATGATTCGTACAAAGACCTTTCTGCCAATCAGGTTTTCCTTTCCATGATGCTGAACCCAGGGGTTTGGTATACCGCTGATATTATTGCATTGGGCAAAAAGGAAAATGATAGTATCCGAAAAGTAATTGGGGTGCCCGAAGGAACCGAGTTTGTAAAAGCAACCGATTTTTTCGATGCCAAAGGATCGTACAAGCTTCGCCCTTATCTAGAAAAGGCCACCTCTACCAATAATCCATCCAACTTTGAAAAGGATTTTAAGAAAGTAGGGGAGCGTTTGAGCCTGCTCGATATGGCCCTGAGCGGGCAAATTGTGAAAATATTCCCTTTGTTGAACGACGAGAACAACAAATGGATTTCGGCAGTGGAATATCGTTCTGGACAATACCAACTTCAGGATTCGCTCTATTCCAATTTTGTTAGGAATGCGATGCCGTACTATCTCAACTCGTTGCAACAGTCGATTGCCAGTGGCGATTATTCCCAACCCGACCGTTTGCTGGAAGCGTTCAAGCAAAACCAGAAAAACCACGGCGAAGAGGTTTTGCCCTCGGATAACAAGATTAAGACGGAAATCATCTACAACAAGCTGGACCTTTTCAACCGTTTGTACAAGTACTACGCCTTGGTTGGGGTGTTGTTGTTCTTTGTATTGATCGCCAAAATTTTTAAGGAGCGCAAATTTTTGGACGCCACGGCCTATTTGTTGAAAGGAACCATAATACTGTTCTTTGTTTGGCATACCATCGGATTGATTTTACGTTGGTACATCTCTGGGCATGCTCCTTGGAGTGATGCCTACGAGAGTATCTTATATGTATCTTGGGCCACCATGGGTATGGGATTGGCATTCGGTAGAAAAAGCGAACTTACCATCGCATCGAGTGCGTTCGTAACATCTATGTTGT is drawn from Flagellimonas sp. MMG031 and contains these coding sequences:
- a CDS encoding SRPBCC family protein, producing the protein MQLYQLRSKQVFPISQQEAWEFLSDPKNLAVITPPHMGFHILAGADRPMFQGQVIQYIVKPFPMVSTKWVTEITHVKEGEYFVDEQRFGPYALWHHKHFLKEVPEGVEMEDIIDYKLPFGILGQLTHPLLVKGQLQKIFEFREKKLADLFGTVEGKENYLSIRKI
- a CDS encoding PIG-L family deacetylase; this encodes MKHFWIILSMGVMCFTNIFAQKPDKLTSAELFHEIQKLNFLGTALYVAAHPDDENTSLISYLANHDKARTVYISLTRGDGGQNLIGPELSELLGVLRTQELLAARHIDGGEQRFSRANDFGFSKHPNETLKIWDKDMVLADVVWAIRNIKPDVIINRFDHRTPGSTHGHHTSSAILSMEAFDLANDPNAYTEQLDLTSPWQPRRIFYNTSWWQYGSQEAFEKVDKSGMVKLDVGTYYAELGLSNNEIAAMSRSQHLCQGFGRLTDRGSDNEYIELLKGDMPKNNNVFEGINTTWSRVEGGEAVGNILYEVEANFDFQNPSKHIPQLVEAYQLLQQVKDEHWRTLKSQELKNIILAASGLYLEASSASASATPGSKVTVNIETINRSSPSVVLKEIQMIGVDAQLSPNKTLNDNQRENFEINFTVPENTSYTSPYWLKEPGTLGTYTVNDQNLIGQPETPSAFKAVFKVLVAGVEIPFEKEVVHRYSRPDKGELYEPFAILPEVTSKIDEKVLIFAEADSKEVQVKIRAGKNDVSGSVSLSHPSGWVVTPSSIPFSIAQKGEEISVAFQVTPPNTESEGKIAPKVTVANKVYDRELIEINYDHIPKQSVLLPSEAKVVRMDIKKSGEHIAYIMGAGDKVPESLEQIGYQVHLVDPNDIQNGDLDKYDAVVVGIRAYNVVEALKFKQPVLFDYVQNGGTMIVQYNTAGRWASQFENIAPYDVTLSRDRVTDENAKVDILAPEHPLVNFPNTIAEKDFDGWVQERGLYFPSQWSSEFTPILSMKDEGESEKQGSLIVAPYGEGHYIYTGLSFFRELPVGVSGAYKLFANMLSIGKSEVKKQSNVKG
- a CDS encoding SDR family oxidoreductase produces the protein MEKNILLIGGSHGIGLEMAKTLSKDHKVYVASRSNDELSNLDVTHIPFDALTDDLSEKQIPEQLDGFVYCPGSINLKPFKTMGMDTIQKDMEINFFGLVRTVKTIMNRMNEGSSMVFFSTVAVGTGMPFHTSVSAAKGAIEGFARALAAEYAPKVRVNVIAPSLVDTPLSERLLSNDKKKEMMSERHPLKRVGTAHDIANMATFLLDSNNSWITGQVIGVDGGMSSLNVNS
- a CDS encoding DUF2911 domain-containing protein, encoding MKKFTLLLCMMSIGFFMKAQIQTPAPSPFSTLEQKVGLTDVTVKYSRPAMKGRKVFGDLVPFDAIWRTGANQNTTVSFSDDVTVEGKELKAGTYAIFTRPNEAVWEVFFYTATDNWGTPQEWDASKVAATVKVETMDIPMPIESFTITIDDLHNNGATLGIMWENTYVGVDFTVPTVSKATKNIEETMANKEDLTANDYFAAGSYYFAEGMNMQQAKEWVDKAVEMGDGSAYWMMRTQSLIYAKMGDKEAAIEAAKRSLAAAQAAGNQDYVKMNKDSLQEWAKM
- a CDS encoding Rossmann-like and DUF2520 domain-containing protein, giving the protein MLSIVILGTGNLAKHLFYAFLKAEDIHVAQVAGRNKEALSQFSEQCSVSNDFGTIADADVYLIAVKDDAIAEVASHLLTKKGVVAHTSGAIGLEVIQTDNKGVFYPLQTFTKGIPVSFQSIPICLEAESKQSLELLRNLANSISENVHHIDSEQRKKLHLAAVFVNNFTNYLYGIGESICLDEGLTFDLLKPLILETAEKVQHLTPKKAQTGPARRNDSESMEAHLELLKDEEHITLYKLLSQAIKKRHEEEL
- a CDS encoding sodium:solute symporter — translated: MALLDWIILGSTLLFIVAYGVWKTRGNKNVDDYVRGGDDVKWWTIGLSVMATQASAITFLSTPGQAFHDGMGFVQFYFGLPLAMIVICLVFIPIYKKLKVFTAYEMLEGRFDLKTRTLTALLFLVQRGLAAGITIFAPSIILSAVLGWDLRTLNVIIGILVIIYTVSGGTKAVSVTQKQQMFIIMLGMFFAFFFIMGALPTDISFGKALKIAGANNKLNILDFSFDTNNRYTFWSGITGGFFLALAYFGTDQSQVQRYLSGRSVRESQLALIFNGIFKIPMQFFILLVGAMVFVFYQYNSSPLNFNPAATEAVMQSEYANNYKALEEDHKVLEKEKRMAQHSFSSALELKEYNAIEQAKQDIIKINEKENASRETAKDLIAKADGKVETNDKDYVFIHFILNNLPMGLIGLLLAVILSAAMSSTASELNALGTITALDLYKRSIGKNHSQEHYLKATKAFTLLWGIIAIIIANVANLFDNLIQLVNIIGSIFYGNVLGIFLLAFFFKFVKGNAVFVAAIVTQIIVIIGWYLDWMSYLWLNAFGCLLVIILATITQVFDNFLGNSSAIEE
- a CDS encoding Maf family nucleotide pyrophosphatase, which translates into the protein MTNNPLKEKLKDKKIILGSGSPRRKMFLEELGLDFEVRPKSVEEVYPTELQGQEISEYLAQLKASPFLEELEPDEIVITSDTVVWHNNTSLAKAADHAEAFEMLRTLSGDWHEVITSVCFTTKKEQQTVSGITKVKLKEFSDDEINYYIETCQPFDKAGAYGIQEWIGMIGITEIQGSYTNVVGLPTDLVYATLMQL
- a CDS encoding HAD hydrolase family protein, producing MKKNYKELLSSITTFVFDVDGVFTDGTVLITTEGELLRKMSVKDGFALKTAISKGYNVCIITGGTNQGVKERLKGLGVTDFYMGAHFKQEALEEYLDIHGIDPALVVYMGDDLPDIPPMKMVALATSPQNAVPEVKAISDYVSHKNGGEGCVRDIIEQVLKVRGDWNDNFSAKND
- a CDS encoding septum formation inhibitor Maf, yielding MKSVLPTFTTTFLSLLLVFVFGCKQENNTETSAELPSKKEMEPEAPKRPISDNFKEYWYTGEAEITSYQLKQARYGELRDGNAVMIYVTEPFLAKEQVKANNSNPDNVSVLKLNATKNFITGIYPYSIMSSTFYPVYDNQHALKTSLSVQEWCGHVYSQLNNREMFEFMSHSYFEGEADQNFTMDKAALENEIWTKIRIAPENLPVGDITMIPSLEFLRLRHQEIKAYQATAEIASKDGITTYSISYPELERNLMIHFTSEFPFSIEGWTEEFKSGFGANAKTLTSTASKIKTLKTAYWQQNGNNDLVLRDSLGL